A region of uncultured Draconibacterium sp. DNA encodes the following proteins:
- a CDS encoding DUF6090 family protein, protein MIKFFRKIRQQLAYENNVSKYMRYAIGEIVLVVIGILIALSLNNWNEGRKGRIYEIKALKEISAALKTDSIVNKGIQERVQRRDTAINNILSYLKSGATNADSMLIENLKDSNTGIKISFNGGAYEALKSKGLEYIRNDSLRNMIVAAYEFWLPRNEIFGDDGRKDYILNNIDQLHEKVTDLSIESNGGNNSIKESIILNSNEKREALMRLMNLQMELTESYRGLLLTQSRKINQVQTQIRLELEKSKH, encoded by the coding sequence ATGATAAAATTCTTTAGAAAAATCAGACAACAATTGGCCTACGAAAATAATGTATCCAAATACATGAGATATGCTATTGGTGAAATTGTGCTCGTTGTCATCGGAATTCTGATAGCACTTTCATTAAACAACTGGAATGAAGGTAGAAAAGGAAGGATCTATGAAATAAAAGCATTGAAAGAAATATCTGCTGCATTAAAAACTGACTCAATTGTCAATAAAGGAATACAAGAAAGAGTTCAAAGACGGGATACAGCTATAAACAACATTCTTTCTTATTTAAAGAGTGGAGCCACCAATGCAGATTCGATGCTAATTGAAAACCTGAAAGATTCAAATACTGGTATTAAAATTAGTTTCAACGGAGGGGCATATGAAGCGCTAAAATCAAAAGGATTGGAGTACATTAGGAATGATTCGTTGCGTAACATGATCGTTGCTGCGTATGAATTTTGGTTACCCAGAAATGAGATTTTTGGGGATGATGGGAGAAAAGATTATATCTTAAATAATATAGATCAATTACACGAGAAAGTTACTGATCTTTCTATTGAATCAAATGGAGGAAATAATAGTATAAAAGAATCCATCATCTTAAATTCTAATGAAAAGAGAGAGGCGTTAATGCGTTTAATGAACCTCCAAATGGAGCTAACAGAATCTTACAGGGGGCTTCTACTCACCCAATCACGTAAAATCAATCAAGTACAAACACAGATACGTTTAGAACTGGAAAAGTCTAAGCATTGA
- a CDS encoding nucleoside hydrolase-like domain-containing protein, which translates to MKNLYRSCVLVFIATIYFSFTGYSSKSDKTFDVVIDTDLGGDPDDIQSLFRAVHYSDIIKIKGIISTPNTNKNAHPWDTIRNTDLIKHWIKRVDVEQIRSNGFPELMPEKELLSMVKAGSVTSGAPSLKGASEGSDWIVEAARNYSKEKPLWILVWGSITTTAQALYDAPDIADKIRIYFIGSTNTLHDTASRNFIYNFMENKYPDLWWIENGILPRGSHETFRGIYQSGFQEGEWSYTSFIDHNIRDHGSNHNGLFEEKCGDVFPVANYPKNSLKEGDSPSILYLLSPVIGNVGDVDDPTRESWGGQFRNYNVDKYPNYYVDLDLSAELCQMTIGKWRYNILKDWKQRWDRYDKRE; encoded by the coding sequence ATGAAGAATTTATATAGAAGTTGTGTACTGGTTTTTATAGCTACAATATATTTTTCATTTACAGGCTACAGCTCAAAATCAGATAAAACATTTGATGTTGTAATTGACACCGATTTAGGGGGCGATCCTGATGATATTCAGTCCTTGTTCAGAGCCGTTCATTATAGTGATATAATCAAGATTAAAGGTATAATATCAACACCAAACACGAATAAAAACGCGCATCCCTGGGATACAATAAGAAATACCGACTTAATTAAACACTGGATTAAACGTGTTGATGTAGAACAAATTCGGTCGAACGGGTTTCCGGAATTAATGCCTGAAAAGGAATTACTCTCAATGGTTAAAGCGGGTTCAGTTACCAGTGGGGCACCTTCATTAAAAGGCGCTTCAGAGGGTTCGGACTGGATAGTAGAGGCTGCCCGAAATTATTCAAAGGAAAAACCGCTTTGGATACTTGTATGGGGAAGTATAACAACAACAGCACAGGCTTTGTATGATGCTCCTGATATAGCAGATAAAATTCGGATTTACTTTATTGGTTCCACAAACACATTGCACGATACTGCCAGCAGAAATTTCATTTATAATTTCATGGAAAATAAATATCCTGATTTATGGTGGATAGAGAATGGAATACTTCCGCGGGGAAGTCATGAAACATTCAGAGGGATTTACCAGTCTGGTTTTCAGGAGGGAGAATGGTCGTATACCTCATTTATTGATCATAACATCAGAGATCATGGTTCAAATCATAATGGTCTGTTTGAGGAGAAATGCGGAGATGTTTTTCCGGTGGCCAACTATCCCAAAAACAGCTTAAAGGAGGGAGATAGTCCTTCGATTTTGTATTTACTATCCCCAGTTATTGGAAATGTCGGAGATGTTGATGACCCTACCCGGGAAAGTTGGGGTGGACAATTTCGAAATTACAATGTAGATAAATACCCAAACTACTACGTTGATTTGGACTTGTCGGCAGAGCTGTGTCAAATGACCATTGGTAAATGGCGGTACAATATTTTGAAGGATTGGAAGCAAAGATGGGACAGATATGATAAAAGAGAATAA